In Penaeus monodon isolate SGIC_2016 unplaced genomic scaffold, NSTDA_Pmon_1 PmonScaffold_52, whole genome shotgun sequence, the following are encoded in one genomic region:
- the LOC119571118 gene encoding uncharacterized protein LOC119571118: MLDADDSNRPKRRSALIAHELSRLDVDIAALSEIRFPDIGSLQEHGAGYTLFWSGKPATERHLSGVCFMIRTSIASKLENLPTGHSDCTMSMRLPLKNEQYATLFSVYALTLQAEPAEKDRFYSELRGHLQSIPADKVIILGDFNTRVGQDVDAWKGVLGRHGVGNCNDNGRLLLELCTKQQLVITNTIFQQKDRLKTTWMHPWSKHWHLIDYVLVRQKDLKDVLRTRVMPSAECHTDHRLVRSKLRLHFKPKPRKRGPPTKKFDLEKLQSSEVKADFQADLQSKLESVDCPEDPSPETLWDQLKTAILQTYEEVLGFTTKRNKDWFDENNQEIQELLTKKRSAHQAHLAQPSCPVRKAAFHLICSNLQHKLREIQNEWWTNLAEKTHLCADTGDYRGFYEALKAVYGPTHHVQSPLRSADGQALFTDKTSILSHWSEHFQALFSADRVVQGSAVLRIRQKPVIEELDESVARQQECGKTAGVDGIPPEIWKNGRPTLHSKLHELLVCCWEQSKLPRDLRDAVIITLYKNKGEKSDCSNYRGITLLSIAGKILARVLLNRLVPTIAEDHLPETQCGFRTNRGTTDMVFVLRQLQEKCREQNKPKHLTL, translated from the coding sequence ATGCTCGACGCAGATGACAGCAACCGACCCAAACGTCGCTCCGCTCTGATTGCACACGAACTGTCCAGGTTGGATGTCGACATTGCTGCCCTTAGCGAGATCCGATTCCCTGATATAGGCAGCCTCCAGGAGCATGGCGCCGGTTACACCCTCTTCTGGTCAGGGAAACCTGCAACAGAAAGGCACCTCTCAGGCGTCTGCTTCATGATCAGGACCTCCATCGCCTCCAAGCTGGAAAACCTGCCAACCGGTCACTCCGACTGCACCATGTCCATGCGCCTCCCTCTGAAGAACGAACAGTATGCCACGCTCTTCAGTGTGTATGCTCTGACTCTCCAAGCTGAACCTGCAGAAAAAGACAGGTTCTACTCGGAGCTCCGCGGCCATCTCCAAAGCATCCCTGCAGACAAGGTAATAATCCTTGGCGATTTCAACACCAGAGTGGGTCAAGATGTAGATGCCTGGAAAGGAGTTCTTGGCAGGCACGGCGTTGGAAACTGCAACGACAATGGGCGCTTGTTGTTGGAGCTTTGCACTAAGCAGCAACtggtcatcaccaacaccatcttcCAACAAAAGGACAGATTGAAAACAACCTGGATGCATCCGTGGTCCAAACATTGGCACCTCATAGACTACGTCCTAGTGCGCCAAAAAGACCTCAAGGATGTCCTTCGCACCAGAGTGATGCCCAGTGCAGAATGTCACACGGACCATCGACTAGTGCGCAGCAAACTTAGGCTGCACTTCAAACCCAAACCAAGGAAGAGAGGGCCCCCCACGAAAAAGTTCGATCTCGAGAAACTTCAGTCATCTGAAGTGAAAGCTGACTTTCAGGCAGACCTACAGTCCAAGCTTGAGAGCGTTGACTGCCCAGAAGACCCCTCACCTGAAACACTCTGGGATCAACTGAAGACTGCCATCCTGCAAACATATGAAGAAGTTCTGGGGTTTACCACCAAGAGGAACAAAGACTGGTTCGATGAGAACAACCAAGAGATCCAGGAACTGCTGACGAAGAAGAGGTCAGCCCATCAGGCCCACCTGGCTCAGCCGTCATGTCCTGTGAGGAAAGCTGCCTTCCATCTCATTTGCAGCAACCTCCAGCACAAGCTTCGAGAGATTCAGAACGAGTGGTGGACCAACCTCGCAGAGAAAACTCACCTTTGCGCAGACACTGGTGACTACAGAGGCTTCTATGAAGCCCTAAAGGCAGTATATGGTCCTACTCACCACGTCCAGAGTCCTTTACGCAGTGCAGACGGACAGGCGCTCTTCACAGACAAGACTTCCATCCTGAGCCATTGGTCTGAGCACTTTCAGGCCCTCTTCAGCGCTGACCGCGTCGTCCAGGGCTCAGCAGTTCTCCGCATTCGTCAGAAGCCAGTCATAGAGGAATTGGATGAAAGTGTGGCAAGGCAGCAGGAGTGTGGCAAGACAGCAGGAGTTGATGGGATCCCACCAGAGATCTGGAAAAATGGGAGACCAACACTACACAGCAAGCTCCACGAACTCCTTGTCTGTTGTTGGGAGCAGAGCAAGCTTCCAAGAGACCTCCGTGATGCAGTCATCATCACTTTGtacaagaacaaaggagaaaagtcgGACTGCTCCAACTACCGGGGGATAACATTGCTCTCTATCGCGGGAAAAATCCTTGCCCGAGTGCTTCTGAACAGATTGGTACCCACCATCGCTGAAGACCACCTCCCAGAAACCCAGTGTGGATTCAGGACCAACAGGGGTACCACAGACATGGTGTTCGTCCTCAGGCAGCTCCAAGAGAAATGCCGGGAGCAGAACAAACCAAAGCATTTGACACTGTGA